Part of the Bdellovibrio bacteriovorus genome is shown below.
GCAGAAAGAACGACGATCTATCACATCGATTGCCCTAAAGAATGCATTGGGCACCTCATTGGAGCTAAAGGCCGTACGGTCTCAAGTTTACGAACACTTCTCACAGCCATCACCGCAGGACATGGCTTTCGGTCCATTATCGAGATCCCCTTCTACGAAATATAGACGATTCGAGGGGTTTACCCCATGCGCCAAAGGCTCGATACGTTGACCCTTTCTGCCCCTCTCTGTAGAGTAATGGCACTTGTCGCAGGACTTTCCTAACCCCTTGAAATGGGTTGATAAATTCTCCAAAAGAAAGTCCTGCTTAACAGCTAAGCATTGGCAGGAAAGGGAGTATCCTTGGATACAAAAACAGAAACAAAAGCCGGCATCAGCAATCTAGATCAAGAGGCCCTTCATTATCACCAAATGGGCAAACCAGGAAAAATCGAAGTTATTTCTTCGAAACCCTGCATGACAGAAAAAGATCTGTCGCTGGCGTACTCTCCGGGTGTGGCGGCGCCTTGTAAAGTGATCGCCAAAGATCCTGCTAAAGTTTACGACTACACAGCCAAGGGAAATCTTGTCGCGGTGATCTCTAACGGCACGGCAGTTTTAGGTTTGGGAGACATCGGACCCCTGGCAGGAAAACCTGTCATGGAAGGTAAAGGGATTCTTTTCAAACAATTTGCCGGCATCGACGTCTTCGACATCGAAGTCTCTACGAAAGATGTTAACGAGTTCTGTAACGCCATTCGCGTTCTGGAGCCTACTTTCGGTGGTATTAACTTAGAAGACATCAAAGCTCCAGAGTGTTTCGAAATCGAAGAGCGTTTGAAAAAAGAAATGAAAATTCCGGTTTTCCATGATGACCAACATGGAACAGCCATCGTTTCAGGCGCCGCTCTTTTGAATGCCTGTGAAATCACGGGTCGTAAAATGCAAGACATCCGCATCGTAGTAAACGGCGCGGGAGCTTCTGCGAATTCTTGTGCGAAGATCTTTATTGCATTGGGTGCTCGTCGTGAAAACATCATCATGTGCGACTCTCAAGGCGTGATTTACAAAGGCCGCACCAACGGCATGAATAAATACAAAGAGTTCTTTGCTTCTGAAACCGAAGCGCGCACATTGAGTGAAGCTTTAAGAGGCGCTGACGTTTTCGTGGGCCTTTCTGTCGCGGGCGCTTTGACTCCGGAAATGCTCAAAGATATGGCCAAAGATCCTATTATCTTTGCAATGGCAAACCCAGAGCCTGAAATCACTCCTGACAAAGCGCGCGCCGCTCGTCCGGATGCGATCATCGCAACAGGCCGTTCTGACTATCCAAACCAAGTGAACAACGTTCTGGGCTTCCCGTCTATTTTCCGTGGCGCCTTGGATACACGTTCCACACAAATCAACGAAGAGATGAAGCTCGCAGCGGTGCACGCTCTAGCTAAGTTGGCACGTGAAGATGTTCCCGACAACGTTTCTGCAACTTACGGCGGTAAGAGCTTTAAGTTTGGTCGCGAATACTTGATCCCAAAACCTTTCGATACGCGGGTGTTGTTGTGGGTGGCTCCGCAAGTGGCGAAAGCCGCAATGGATACCGGCGTCGCAACAAAAAACATTGAAGACTGGGATGCGTACCGCAATTCCCTAGAGGCTTTGCAAGGTCCTTCTAAAGTCTTTATCCGTTCGGCGATCAATCGTGTTCATCAAAACTCAGCAGCGGCTGGTGGCGAGCTTCCAAAAATCGTTTTCCCTGAAGGCACAAGCTCTAAAGTTCTTAAAGCCTTGGCGGTATTGGTTGAAGAAAAAATCTGTCAACCCATCCTTCTTGGCTATCCAGAACGCGTGAAAGAAAAAATCAATGCTTTGGATATTCCTGCATTGAAAAACGTGCCGGTGATTCATCCGTCGAATTATCCGAAATATTACGCGTACGTTGAAAAGCTTTACTCTTTAAGACAGCGCAAAGGCATCAACTTGCGTGAGGCAGAGCGCCTCATGGCGGAACCAAATTACTTTGCTGCGATGATGGTTCACATGGGTGATGCTGACGGTATGGTCAGTGGTGCATCTATCAACTATGCAGATGCCGTTCGTCCGATCTTACAAACTATTGGTGTTTACCAAAATGGCGTGCCTGCAGGTTTGAACTTTATTCTTCTTGAAGACAAGTTCTTGGTTCTTGCCGATACGACGGTGAACTTTAATCCGACAGCAGAACAGTGCGCCCAGATCGCCATTCAAGCGGCGAAAATCGTTGAATACTTCGGCATTGAACCGCGCGTAGCAATGTTGAGTTACTCAAACTTTAGTGGTTCAGGCAGCACTCCAAGTAAAATGGCGCAAGCTGCAGACATCGTGAAGAAACTTCGTCCTGGCATCATGGTTGACGGCGATATGCAGGCGGATACGGCGGTCAATCCTGAAATCATGGAAAGACTTTTCCCATTCTCAGATCTTAAAGGCGGCGCCAATGTTCTGGTGTTCCCGAATTTAGAGTCTGCGAATATCGCTTACAAATTGATCCAACAAGTGGGCAAGGTGGAAGTGATTGGACCATTCTTGACGGGTGTCAGACGTTCAGCGAACGTCCTGCAAAGAACAACGACGGTGGATGGCATCGTGAACTCTGTCGTATTCACGGCTCTTGAAGCTCAATTCATCAAAGAAGTTCTCAAGTCGCGTGGTAAGTAATCTGATTTGGCTCTTCCTCAGGCTGGGCGCCACCTCTTTTGGTGGCCCTGCCGCGCACATCGCGATGATGGAGGAAGAGTTCGTTCATCGTCGTCAATGGCTGACACGAGAAAAATTCCTTCATCTTCTTGGCCTGACTCAACTCATTCCCGGACCTAACTCGACAGAAATGGCCATTCATATCGGCTATACTCGCGCAGGTTGGAAAGGCTTTTTTATAGCCGGCCTTTGCTTTATCCTGCCTGCTTTCCTTTTGGTTTTAGGCTTGGCTGTGCTTTATCAGAAATACGCCAGCCTGCCCGACTTCCAAAGTTTTCTTCTGGGAGCAAAGTCCGTTGTTATCTCGGTGATCGCTCTCGCTCTGTGGCGTTTTTTAAAAAGCAGTTTTGAAGTTCAAAATGCACAGGATTTTTTTAAGGGCTCGTTCTGGAAAGAAAAACAAAACATCCTTCTTACTTTCATCTTTTTAGCCGCGCTTTACATGAAGTCAAAAGACATTTCTGAAATCGTCATCCTTTTAAACTGTGGCTTGATTTCACTTTTTATTTCTCGCAGTCCTTCATTTCACACGCGAGAACTCGGAAGTTTATTTTGGGTGTTCGTTAAAATTGGCTCGCTTCTTTTTGGCAGCGGGTACGTCTTATTAAGCTTTCTGAAAACAGAGTTGATTGAAAAAAGAAACTGGATCACCGAAACGCAGCTCTTAGATGGAATTTTGGTAGGACAGTTTACTCCGGGCCCTGTCTTTACGACGGCGACTTTCTTAGGATATCTGACGGATGGATTGAGTGGATCCGTCGTCGCCACAGTGGGCATCTTTTTACCTGCTTTCGTCTTTGTGGCGCTGACAATTCCTTTCTATTCAAGACTGGAATCCTCTTTGACCGTGCGAATGATTTTAAATGGCGTGGTGGTGGGATCATTGGGCCTTCTCACCTTCACTCTTATAGCCTTAGGTCGGGATGTCTTTGCGAGCGGATTTTTGAGCGTTCTTGCTGTGGTTGCATTTTTAGCGATGATAAAAACGAAAACTCCCAGCTCTGTTTTGATTTTGTTAGGCGGATCTTTATCCTATTTTTTCAGCAAAATTTAACTTTGTCGGCACTGTCACATATGCTATCTTAAGTCTAGGAGCTCCAAGAATCGGAGTGACATACTTCAGGGAGGATTGTTTTAATTGACTAATCAAGCCCATGTATCTGCCCAAGATAGAGTCATCGTCATCGGCGTCGGCTTAAAGACCGAACCACTCACCGAAATTAAAGAAAATCTGTTGGAACTTGAAGAACTCGTCTCTGCCGCTGGTGGCGAAGTCGTGGGTTCTATTATTCAAGTTTTACCTCAATGGAATCCCGCCACCTTGATCGGTACGGGAAAGGTTGAGGAAGTGGCCGAGATGGTCCGCGACAGTCGCGCGAACATCGTGGTCATGGACCACCAGCTTTCAGGTGTTCAACAGCGGAACTTAGCCCAAGTGGTGAAAGCTCGCGTGATTGACCGCAATCAATTAATTCTAGATATTTTCGCTCAGCGCGCGCAGACCTTTGAGGGAAAACTTCAAGTGGAGCTTGCACAGTTGCTGGATCAGATGCCTCGTATGGTCGGCGCTTGGTTAGAATCCTTATCCCGCCAAGGTGGTGGTATCGGAACTCGTGGTCCGGGTGAAACGGCCTTAGAGAATGACCGTCGTCGCATCCGCGAGCGCGTTGCGATCATTAAGAAAAAGCTTGAAGGTGTCCGTAAAAACCGCGCACAACACAGACAATCCCGTCGCCGTCACGAGATCCCCTCTTTCGCTTTGATCGGTTACACGAACTCAGGCAAGAGCTCATTACTCAATCGTCTTACGGGCGCGCAGGTGATGGCAAAGAATCAGGTGTTTGCGACCTTGGATCCGACGACACGCAAGATTTTCTTACCTGACGGTCCTCCTGGTGTTGTCACTGACACGGTCGGATTTATTCGCAAGCTCCCCACACAGTTGATTGAAGCCTTTAAAGCAACGCTTGAAGAGTCTTCAGATGCTGACGTGCTTTTGCATGTGATTGATCTTTCTTCACCTAATATGGAACGCCAGGTGGAAGTCGTTGAAGCTTTAATTAAAGAATTCAACTGGCAGGATAAAAAGATCATCCACGTGTACAATAAGTGTGATGTCGCGCCTTTAGAAAGACAGTTTAGAGTGAAACACTATCCACGTGTCTTTGTCAGCGCTCTGACCGGACAGGGAATGGAGCAGTTGAAGAAACTCATGGCGCAAACTGTGAGCGAAATGCAGACGGATGTGCAACTTTACTTCCCACGATCTGAAGAATACAAAATCTTTGATTTGGGACGAGAAGCACAGATCACTCGTAAAGAAACAGCGACCGAAGGAACGGTTTGTTATACTCAGCTGACTCCTTCGCTCTTGAATCGCTGGAAAGATTATATCGTAAAATAAGAAACGTCTGCTCCTGGAACACTCTTGGAGCAGATTCTTTTCATCAACTCGACCTAGGTCGCTAGATGTGCCCACTTTTTCCTTAATGTTCAGAGACACTCACCGATAAGGCCAAGGTGAGGCTATTCTTATTTTCATTCTTTTTCGTATTTCTAATGATCGGCGCTGCGAACGCACAGCATGCTTGTATTAATGATAAAGGTGGCCTTAAGGGCGTCCAGAGTCAGTCTATCAATAAGTCTTTTGAAAACTCTCGAGATGCGCTCACGCTGGATTATCAGCTTAGCACCAATGGCATTCCTCGGGCACCTGGATACTGTGCTCGCTGTGCCACCGCAAAACCTCAGCAAGTCCAAGCTTTAACCGATCAACTTCAACAGGTGGTCGCAGAAGCAACGAAGACAAAGAAAATCAAACGCTCTTGCATTGAGGCTTCTTTACAGCGCGAAGTTGGAAACACCGGCTACACTTGCACTGGCGGCACCAAGAAGGCCTTCGATAATGCCGGCGCTTCCGCTCCTTGCTTAAACCAGAATGTGGTTAACTTTATTCAATTTGCACTGAATAAAGCCATCAACTGCATGTCGACCGGAAGAGATCCTATCGACAGTCGTTTCATTCTTAAAAAAATCAACAATGAAACCGCTTTCAATTTTTTCTTAGCTTATAACGGGGGCGTCGGAATCGGACAATTGACTTCAAATCCCGTGAAAGAAATCGCGGGCTGGAAAGAAGGAAAAACCCTACATGAAGGAAACGCCAAACACGTTCTCGAAGGTGTCTTGAACAGCCCGAATCCAGCGTGCACTCCCTTTGCTGAGCTGCTAAAAAATGAAGATGAAAAAGCCCCGCCCCTTCCCGGTTCACCGAAGAACTATTGCAAATGGGTCAGTCCGGGCGAAGGCATTGGTCGAAATTTAATTTATGCGCTAGGATACTATGTGTACATGCGTGACGATGTGATTCGTCCGGCTATTGAAAAACGCGCTCCAAATATGGCAAAGAACAACGACCTAGTGAACTACTTCACATTGGTGGCATACGGCCCGGGCGGTCCAGCCCAATCACTAGCGATGATTAAAAACTTCCGCTTATCTAACAAATCCAACCCTGCGGATATCCGAACGAAAATTCTGAAAAACAGCGGCTACGTCAACCAAACAGAGCAGAAGATGTTAGAGCTTTTAGGACACTTAAAAGAGGAACCATATTCTGCTGACGACAAGAAAGGAAACACATGTATCGAGTAATCCTTCTTGTCTGCCTTCTGTACAGTCCGACTTTTGCTAAAAACAAAAGTGTTCAGGATTTTTACAGTGAGTCTCAAGCACTGCTTAAAAAGGCCGAATCAGCGAAAACACTTTCTGAAAAACAGAGTTATCTAAAGACCTTAGAAAAATCCCTGAAAGCTTCTTTGCAGGAATACGAAAAAGAAACCCCCGAGGAAGCTAAAGGCGAAGAAAAAGAAGTGTCGTTATTTGAAAGCACGCTTGAGCCCGTCTTTGAATTAAAAGACAAAAAATCATTAGCACCTAAAGACTGCGACTCAAAAAAGCAGTTCATCATCACCGGCGACAGCATGGGACGCCCTGAAGAAGCGCCACGAACAAAAACAGCGCAAGAAGCCTTGCGCTGGATGGATGTTCTTTGCAAATAATTTAAATATCAGCCGGGCTTCTGTTTAAGACGATGTTCACGACGGGTTTTCGCCTCCACAAAGCGGCGACGATCGTCATCTGTCTCTAAAGTTAAAACGGGAACTTCTGTGGGCTTCCCATTAGAACCAAGGGCCACGAATGTACAATAAGCCGAAGCGGTATGAAATGTTTCGCCTGTCTTTGGATTTTCTGCATCGACACGAACGCCGACTTCCATAGAGGTTCTTGAAGTGTAATTCACACTCGCCTTCAGATTCACCACCCAGCCTTTATAGACGGGAGCTACGAAATCCAGACGATCAATACTCGCTGTTACAACTTCTTTATTAGAATGTCTTTGGGCTGCAATTGCGGCAGCGATGTCGATCCAGGACATGATCGTTCCACCAAAGATAGTCCCTAAAGAATTCGTATGAGAGGGTAAAACCAATTGAGTCATGATGACTTGAGATGCGGAAACAGGTTTGCCGTATTTCAAAGTTGAGTCCCCTTCAGAAAAAAACAAAGCGCAGGATAGCTTAGACCAAAGTCACCGCCGCCTGCGCTCTTAGAAATCCTAATCAATTATGATTAGATTCCACCCATACCGATGTCAGAATTACCACCACGGTTCAATCCGCCACCTGGAAGAGTTGTAGTACCACCCGCAACTGTCGCAGATCCTGCTGGGATCGTTTGAGTCGCGTTGTTATTGAATGCAGTCGCTGCAGCTGCACTTTGGTTGTTGTTTTCAGCGCGAACTTCGCTCTCAACAAAACCAAGGTGAGGTAAGCACCATACGATCAACTGTGCACGAGACTTAACATTCATTTTTTTATAAATGTTTGTGAGGTGAAATTTTACTGTTTTTTCAGTAACAAAAAGCTGATTCGCAACTTCCTTGTTGGACAAGCCCTTTGAAACAAGTTCAGCAACTTCTGCCTCTCTGTTTGAAAGACCTTTTTGAATGAGGACATCTCTGAGCATCCTTGCTCCCTCCCGCTAAATTGTTTTTAAATCCGTCTAAACCTTGTACGCCACCCAGGACTCATGTCCAAAAAGTAGCACGACCACCTGTAATAAAGTCTGACAACAATTTTTAGAATTCGCAATAGGTTTGGACTCTAGTTTTAAAAAACTAGACCGATATGTATGGTGATTTTACAGGGTTTCACCTTTTCAGGAGATATTATGTTTCCCACAAATACGAAGTTTTTGGTCGTCGATGACTTCGCAACTATGCGAAAAATCATTAAAAAAGTGCTAAACGAGCTAGGTTACACAAACGTCGAGGAAGCTGACGACGGTAAAACGGCCCTACCAATGATCCAGGCTGCAAATGATGCAGGCCAGCCTTACGGCTTCATTATTTCTGACTGGAATATGCCAGGAATGCAAGGTATCGACCTTTTGAAGGCTTGCAAAGCAGACCCTCGCTTTAAGTCTACTCCTTTCATGCTTGTAACAGCAGAGTCTGAACAAAAACACATCCTGGAAGCGGCAAAAGCCGGCGTATCTGATTACGTTGTGAAGCCTTTCAATTCGGCGACGCTTAAAGGAAAAATGGAACGCGTTTGGGCGAAACACAATCCTACTTCACAAGCAAAAGCTTCTTAAGAGCTGGAGTTATAAATGTCGGCTGCACCTAAAGTGGAAACACTGAATCCCCTTTTCGACAAACGTCTTATCAATGCGTTCGTCGACGGGGTTATTAAAACTTTAAAAACAATGGCGCAAACAGATGCATCTCCAGGCAAGCCCTTCATCGAACCTCAGTTCGTTTTGAAAGGTGAAATTGCGGGCATGGTGGGCATGGTCGCTCCTCCTCTTAAAGGAACTCTTCTGATCTCTTACGGTAAAGACAGCATCTTCCATATTTTGGAAAACATGCTGGGCGAAAAACACACGGCTATTAACGGCGAAGTGTCTGATGCTGTGGGCGAAATGACGAACATGATCTATGGATCTGCGAAAACGACGTTGAACCAATTGGGTTACAACTTCGAAATGGCAATTCCGACTGTGATCTCAGGCGACTTTAAAATCAGCCATGCTGATAAAGGTGCTACACTTGTTATTCCTTTTAATCTTACCAACGGCTCTACATTCTACGTGGAGATAACGGTTCAATAATGAAACCCACTTCAGGTCCTACTGTTGACGTTCTCATCGGGAGTCCCCGGGACTCCTTCTGGGAAACAGTCAAAGTGGTCCTGAAAGGTTACTACCCTTATCAGCTCAAGCACTTTCACAGTGTTGATGAAGCTCTAGAAAATACCTCTGACAACTTCACTCCGGTCTTAGCTCTTATCGACGGACAAGATGGCACTGCAAAAACCAATGAATGGGTGCAGTCCACGAAAATGAATTATCCCGACAGTCATGTGATCGTTCTGCACTCCTCAGCTGCGCCTCTTGATTTTAACGTCGTTAAAAAAAATGGTGCGGATGAAATCATGCATATCAACTTTGACCGAGAGTTTATTTCCGACGTGATCCTGCAGCTAGCTCCTATCGAGATGGAAGGCGATAATATTCCCATCACCTCGTTAATGCCGGTGGATCTGCGCGACATGGAAGCCCAGGTCAACATCAACTTCGATGTTTACGTTCACCTCCCCGCCAATCACCGTTCCGTGTGCATGCGTAAAGCGGGGGACGTCGTCGATGATAGGCATCTTGAAAAATTCAAAGCCTTAAAACAGCAGATGTACATCAAGAAGACGCAGATGAACGCCTTCTTTGAATATGCGCGCACAGTGATGAGCTTGCGCAATATTGCTTTACCCGTTTCAATGACGGAAAAGTTTCATCGTTCTAAAAAGTCCATCTATGAAATCATGGCGCAATTTCTAAACGGAGCGGCCACGGACTATTCAGAAGGCAAAATGATCCTAGAAAGATGCCGCAATATCATCGCGGACTTTGAGCTTACTAAAGACATGGAAGCCTCAGCTATTTTCGATGAGATCTTCCGCTTCACTGGCAACACTCGCACACTTTATCATGATTGCATTTGTCTTTCGGCTTACGCCGCCTACTTTGCACAACTTTTAGGTTGGAGCACAGAAAAGCGTGAGAACGCGGCGATCGCGGGGCTCTTACACAATATCGGCCTTTCGCAAATGCCTCCTACCGCGGGAGACAAGACAATTAAAGAATTCTCTGCCGAAGAACTTCAAGCCTATAATTTTTATCCCGAACGTTCGGTCAATATGGTGAAAGCCAAGAAGGTTCCCTTACCTCAAGAGATTGCTGATGCCATTGGACAACACCGCGAAAATAACGCCGGCACAGGATTCCCCAAGAAACTAAAAGCGGAAGACATTTCTGAGTTCGGTAAATTGATGGCTTTAGCGTATCGTTTCCATGAAATGACGGCTCTTCAAGACAACCGCCAAGCCACAGCCCCAGTTCAAGCCATCACTCTTCTTAAAGAGGGCGCTTTAAGCGGCAATGGGGAGTTGGATCTTTTAATGACCACCCAGGTTTTCAAAAAATTTAAAGCTTAAAGACTCTTCAGGTTCTGGCATATATTCAGACATGTCATCCATATAGTCCGTAGCTACGATGTCGCGAAGGTCGACTTTTTTATTCTGCCAATCCATCACTCTTAAGATAGCCGCTGAAGATACCAAACCCTCATAGACATAAAGAAAAATTAAAAGACTGCCTGTCACCCAGCGAACTTTGGCGCGACTGGCTCGGGGCTTGAATTGCACAACACGTGTTTCAGCAACCCAGTCTGCCAAATGGGTGCGATCGTATCTGAAAAAAGCCAATGCATAAACGGCCCAAGAAAAAAAGAACGTCAATCTTTCGGTCAACGGGCGCAAGATACACTGACGCCAATCCAGGGATTCTGTCGGGTGTGAAAACGGCACAACCTTTAATCCCATAAACCATTTGCCCGGGGTCGCCTGCATCATCACTAAGAAAATGAATTCGTAAATGGCCGGGATCAAAAACATCAAACCTAAAGTGTAAAAAGAAACCGGCACTTGATCGTCGGTGAAAATCAAAAGAAAAAACGGCTTCAAAAAAGGAATATAAAATATCAAGCGAACGGCCTGATCAATTCCTTGAGCCATCAAACGACGAAAAGTACTAGGTACATATACGTTATCCATGTTCTTCCTTTTGCAAGTAGCCCTGCAACCAAGCCAGAGCTTTTTCGCGCGAATCCAGACGGCGCTCTAATTGCAGATTGAAGGCCTCTGCTAAACACGCGCCAATACTTCTCCCAGAAAGTTTTCCTTTTAAGTCATCGCCGTTTAAATACGGCTTTGGCAGTTGAGCCCCCCAAGATTTCCAATCATCGAAGACGCTTTGAATGCGTGTAGATTCAAACCCTTCAGACAACAGAACCTGCAAGGCCCAAAGGTGCCCCGGTTCTGTCAGAGATTGCAACTGCTCTCCCCTTCGTTTTTGTAAGTACAAGGCCGGATTCTGCCAGAGCTCCCAGGATTTAAGAATGCCTCGCTGTTCTTTCACGGAAAGACGTAAAAGAGCCATCGCTTGTTCTAAATCCTCGCGGGAGGCTTGGCGCATAAATAAAGAAAGAAATTGCCAGGTCTCTTGAGCTCCCTTGCTTTGCGCCCACGAATTATCTTGAAGACGAAAGGGAAAAAGCTCTTTCAAAAGTCCCGTATCTTGCATCACTTTCAAACCCCTGGCGGCCGCCTTGGATTTTAAAAGCTTTCCCATCTCGTCACGCAGTCGTTCACCGCTGACGGTCTTAACAAGGTTTGCCATCTTCCCGATGGCGGCTTCGGTTGTCGCGTCCAAAGAAAAATCCAGTTGCGCGACAAAACGTGCGGCCCGCAGAAGTCGAAGATGATCTTCTTTGAATCGTCGTTCCGCGTCTCCGACAGTGCGGATCAACTTTATTTTGAGATCTTTTTCGCCCTCAACAAAATCAAGAACCTTTCGGGCTACGAGGTCATAAAAAAGAGCATTCACCGTAAAGTCCCGGCGTTTGGCATCTTCTTCAGGAGAAGAAAACTCAACGTGGTCAGGA
Proteins encoded:
- a CDS encoding KH domain-containing protein, translating into MNSNTVAVRRNSSLTREEVRTLLESLVQALVPHPGSIRVNYTQAERTTIYHIDCPKECIGHLIGAKGRTVSSLRTLLTAITAGHGFRSIIEIPFYEI
- a CDS encoding NADP-dependent malic enzyme, whose product is MGKPGKIEVISSKPCMTEKDLSLAYSPGVAAPCKVIAKDPAKVYDYTAKGNLVAVISNGTAVLGLGDIGPLAGKPVMEGKGILFKQFAGIDVFDIEVSTKDVNEFCNAIRVLEPTFGGINLEDIKAPECFEIEERLKKEMKIPVFHDDQHGTAIVSGAALLNACEITGRKMQDIRIVVNGAGASANSCAKIFIALGARRENIIMCDSQGVIYKGRTNGMNKYKEFFASETEARTLSEALRGADVFVGLSVAGALTPEMLKDMAKDPIIFAMANPEPEITPDKARAARPDAIIATGRSDYPNQVNNVLGFPSIFRGALDTRSTQINEEMKLAAVHALAKLAREDVPDNVSATYGGKSFKFGREYLIPKPFDTRVLLWVAPQVAKAAMDTGVATKNIEDWDAYRNSLEALQGPSKVFIRSAINRVHQNSAAAGGELPKIVFPEGTSSKVLKALAVLVEEKICQPILLGYPERVKEKINALDIPALKNVPVIHPSNYPKYYAYVEKLYSLRQRKGINLREAERLMAEPNYFAAMMVHMGDADGMVSGASINYADAVRPILQTIGVYQNGVPAGLNFILLEDKFLVLADTTVNFNPTAEQCAQIAIQAAKIVEYFGIEPRVAMLSYSNFSGSGSTPSKMAQAADIVKKLRPGIMVDGDMQADTAVNPEIMERLFPFSDLKGGANVLVFPNLESANIAYKLIQQVGKVEVIGPFLTGVRRSANVLQRTTTVDGIVNSVVFTALEAQFIKEVLKSRGK
- the chrA gene encoding chromate efflux transporter, coding for MVSNLIWLFLRLGATSFGGPAAHIAMMEEEFVHRRQWLTREKFLHLLGLTQLIPGPNSTEMAIHIGYTRAGWKGFFIAGLCFILPAFLLVLGLAVLYQKYASLPDFQSFLLGAKSVVISVIALALWRFLKSSFEVQNAQDFFKGSFWKEKQNILLTFIFLAALYMKSKDISEIVILLNCGLISLFISRSPSFHTRELGSLFWVFVKIGSLLFGSGYVLLSFLKTELIEKRNWITETQLLDGILVGQFTPGPVFTTATFLGYLTDGLSGSVVATVGIFLPAFVFVALTIPFYSRLESSLTVRMILNGVVVGSLGLLTFTLIALGRDVFASGFLSVLAVVAFLAMIKTKTPSSVLILLGGSLSYFFSKI
- the hflX gene encoding GTPase HflX, with amino-acid sequence MTNQAHVSAQDRVIVIGVGLKTEPLTEIKENLLELEELVSAAGGEVVGSIIQVLPQWNPATLIGTGKVEEVAEMVRDSRANIVVMDHQLSGVQQRNLAQVVKARVIDRNQLILDIFAQRAQTFEGKLQVELAQLLDQMPRMVGAWLESLSRQGGGIGTRGPGETALENDRRRIRERVAIIKKKLEGVRKNRAQHRQSRRRHEIPSFALIGYTNSGKSSLLNRLTGAQVMAKNQVFATLDPTTRKIFLPDGPPGVVTDTVGFIRKLPTQLIEAFKATLEESSDADVLLHVIDLSSPNMERQVEVVEALIKEFNWQDKKIIHVYNKCDVAPLERQFRVKHYPRVFVSALTGQGMEQLKKLMAQTVSEMQTDVQLYFPRSEEYKIFDLGREAQITRKETATEGTVCYTQLTPSLLNRWKDYIVK
- a CDS encoding acyl-CoA thioesterase; its protein translation is MTQLVLPSHTNSLGTIFGGTIMSWIDIAAAIAAQRHSNKEVVTASIDRLDFVAPVYKGWVVNLKASVNYTSRTSMEVGVRVDAENPKTGETFHTASAYCTFVALGSNGKPTEVPVLTLETDDDRRRFVEAKTRREHRLKQKPG
- a CDS encoding helix-turn-helix domain-containing protein encodes the protein MLRDVLIQKGLSNREAEVAELVSKGLSNKEVANQLFVTEKTVKFHLTNIYKKMNVKSRAQLIVWCLPHLGFVESEVRAENNNQSAAAATAFNNNATQTIPAGSATVAGGTTTLPGGGLNRGGNSDIGMGGI
- a CDS encoding response regulator, yielding MFPTNTKFLVVDDFATMRKIIKKVLNELGYTNVEEADDGKTALPMIQAANDAGQPYGFIISDWNMPGMQGIDLLKACKADPRFKSTPFMLVTAESEQKHILEAAKAGVSDYVVKPFNSATLKGKMERVWAKHNPTSQAKAS
- a CDS encoding chemotaxis protein CheX; amino-acid sequence: MSAAPKVETLNPLFDKRLINAFVDGVIKTLKTMAQTDASPGKPFIEPQFVLKGEIAGMVGMVAPPLKGTLLISYGKDSIFHILENMLGEKHTAINGEVSDAVGEMTNMIYGSAKTTLNQLGYNFEMAIPTVISGDFKISHADKGATLVIPFNLTNGSTFYVEITVQ
- a CDS encoding HD-GYP domain-containing protein, giving the protein MKPTSGPTVDVLIGSPRDSFWETVKVVLKGYYPYQLKHFHSVDEALENTSDNFTPVLALIDGQDGTAKTNEWVQSTKMNYPDSHVIVLHSSAAPLDFNVVKKNGADEIMHINFDREFISDVILQLAPIEMEGDNIPITSLMPVDLRDMEAQVNINFDVYVHLPANHRSVCMRKAGDVVDDRHLEKFKALKQQMYIKKTQMNAFFEYARTVMSLRNIALPVSMTEKFHRSKKSIYEIMAQFLNGAATDYSEGKMILERCRNIIADFELTKDMEASAIFDEIFRFTGNTRTLYHDCICLSAYAAYFAQLLGWSTEKRENAAIAGLLHNIGLSQMPPTAGDKTIKEFSAEELQAYNFYPERSVNMVKAKKVPLPQEIADAIGQHRENNAGTGFPKKLKAEDISEFGKLMALAYRFHEMTALQDNRQATAPVQAITLLKEGALSGNGELDLLMTTQVFKKFKA
- a CDS encoding RDD family protein translates to MDNVYVPSTFRRLMAQGIDQAVRLIFYIPFLKPFFLLIFTDDQVPVSFYTLGLMFLIPAIYEFIFLVMMQATPGKWFMGLKVVPFSHPTESLDWRQCILRPLTERLTFFFSWAVYALAFFRYDRTHLADWVAETRVVQFKPRASRAKVRWVTGSLLIFLYVYEGLVSSAAILRVMDWQNKKVDLRDIVATDYMDDMSEYMPEPEESLSFKFFENLGGH
- a CDS encoding CCA tRNA nucleotidyltransferase, whose protein sequence is MSQVQHLLETHPHWPSVNAIYHKLQAAGYKAFLAGGCVRDALLGIPANDLDVATNATPDQIESLFEKTVNVGKVFGVMRVIVGDADIEVATFRTDGDYKDGRRPDHVEFSSPEEDAKRRDFTVNALFYDLVARKVLDFVEGEKDLKIKLIRTVGDAERRFKEDHLRLLRAARFVAQLDFSLDATTEAAIGKMANLVKTVSGERLRDEMGKLLKSKAAARGLKVMQDTGLLKELFPFRLQDNSWAQSKGAQETWQFLSLFMRQASREDLEQAMALLRLSVKEQRGILKSWELWQNPALYLQKRRGEQLQSLTEPGHLWALQVLLSEGFESTRIQSVFDDWKSWGAQLPKPYLNGDDLKGKLSGRSIGACLAEAFNLQLERRLDSREKALAWLQGYLQKEEHG